One window of Bacillota bacterium genomic DNA carries:
- a CDS encoding DUF1670 domain-containing protein, with protein MTRERKGSERYATLPARDLLPVQVSHLRARFELAPQSYLAEAVARMTNEAMEAWEKQHGIERVRPGEMLVTYQGKNVRLPLLDPGTISRLGELRVEAVKRQIEHLELERLQAENPAATVQDVWQLLDQGELARQRGAKGQGFLPEEPISADQLPQVPRRPEPADPPREVLTLLVSKLESDYGCKPAQAEGLVRTAAEIRAWCCPEVSELQPGQVVWLAHGTHRSRRTDPRLFVPVVLTLLTPEEMEHPPSSRAELKRLKMRQLERITAEAWRQDGVLTTVDLEWILHISPGLIRELLEAYQERFGVLLPTAGTVLDMGRTLTHKTIVVEMALQGLSTTEIARRIYHAPSSVDAYLRLFDRVLMLVYYRVPEKAMHRITGTSPALVKEHLELAKKHFPDPDAIKNYLVSRGIKVEELASGV; from the coding sequence GTGACCCGAGAGCGGAAGGGGAGCGAAAGGTACGCGACCCTTCCCGCAAGGGACCTTCTGCCAGTCCAGGTGTCCCACCTCAGGGCGCGGTTCGAGCTGGCTCCCCAGTCGTACCTCGCGGAAGCCGTGGCCCGGATGACCAACGAGGCCATGGAGGCCTGGGAGAAGCAGCACGGGATCGAGCGGGTCAGGCCGGGCGAGATGCTCGTCACCTACCAGGGCAAGAACGTGAGGCTGCCCCTGCTTGATCCCGGGACCATCTCCCGCCTCGGGGAGCTCAGGGTGGAGGCGGTGAAGCGTCAGATCGAGCACCTGGAACTCGAGCGGCTGCAGGCGGAAAACCCCGCCGCCACCGTGCAGGACGTGTGGCAACTCCTGGACCAGGGCGAACTGGCCAGACAGCGGGGAGCCAAGGGCCAGGGCTTCCTCCCCGAGGAACCCATCTCCGCCGACCAGTTGCCTCAGGTGCCCAGGAGGCCGGAGCCCGCCGACCCGCCCAGGGAGGTCCTCACCCTCCTGGTCAGCAAGCTCGAGTCGGACTACGGGTGCAAGCCCGCCCAGGCCGAGGGGCTGGTCAGGACGGCGGCCGAGATCCGGGCGTGGTGCTGCCCGGAGGTGTCGGAGCTACAGCCCGGGCAGGTGGTGTGGCTGGCCCACGGTACCCACCGCAGCCGGCGTACCGACCCACGCCTGTTCGTCCCCGTGGTGCTCACGCTGCTCACCCCCGAGGAGATGGAGCACCCGCCGTCGAGCAGGGCGGAACTGAAGCGGCTCAAGATGAGGCAGCTCGAGCGCATCACGGCCGAGGCGTGGCGGCAGGACGGAGTGCTCACCACCGTGGACCTGGAGTGGATACTGCACATCAGCCCGGGGCTCATCCGCGAGCTCCTGGAAGCGTACCAGGAGCGGTTCGGGGTGCTGCTACCCACCGCCGGCACCGTGCTGGACATGGGCAGGACGCTGACGCACAAAACGATCGTGGTCGAGATGGCCCTGCAGGGTCTTTCCACCACCGAGATCGCGCGCAGGATCTACCATGCCCCCTCCTCGGTGGACGCCTACCTGCGCCTGTTCGACCGGGTGCTGATGCTGGTGTACTACCGCGTCCCCGAAAAGGCCATGCACCGTATCACCGGCACCAGCCCCGCTCTCGTGAAGGAGCACCTGGAACTGGCGAAGAAACACTTCCCCGACCCCGACGCCATCAAGAACTACCTGGTCAGCCGCGGCATCAAGGTCGAGGAACTGGCTTCGGGAGTTTAG
- a CDS encoding pyridoxal-phosphate dependent enzyme, translated as MPRSRADVIVTAVQYVGEADPDQCLEQVAGDLRRRGRRPYLIPVGGASSVGVLGYVLGATELVEQARATGLELDLVVVASGSGGTQAGLALGMHLVAPHIRVLGVSVGYPADTLRQRVADLAAGAARLPEVAASEPAAIEDYS; from the coding sequence GTGCCCCGAAGCCGCGCGGACGTCATCGTTACCGCGGTGCAGTACGTGGGAGAAGCCGACCCCGACCAGTGCCTGGAGCAGGTGGCCGGAGACCTCCGTCGCCGGGGACGACGGCCGTACCTGATTCCCGTGGGCGGTGCCAGTTCGGTAGGCGTGCTGGGCTATGTGCTGGGAGCAACCGAACTGGTCGAGCAGGCGCGAGCCACGGGCCTTGAGTTGGACCTCGTTGTGGTGGCGTCCGGGTCGGGGGGGACGCAAGCCGGCCTGGCTCTCGGGATGCACCTCGTTGCCCCACATATCCGGGTGTTGGGGGTGAGTGTCGGTTACCCCGCGGATACCCTCCGCCAACGCGTCGCGGATCTGGCTGCCGGGGCCGCTCGGCTCCCGGAGGTGGCGGCGTCGGAACCCGCGGCAATTGAGGATTACAGCTAA
- a CDS encoding mechanosensitive ion channel family protein, translating to MADRLVDWVLNSGVRLLGIVVVSWLAIRSLRPVFGRLERLLAGEPRPGEPPGERQRRLKTFMSIARNGATVVIVALALVTALPELGVEIGPLLAAAGIGGLAIGFGAQNLVRDLISGFFLLLEDQVRVGDVVSINGTSGLVEAINLRTIVLRDLAGVVHVIPNGNIQSVSNMTKDWSRYVIDVGVAYKEDVDRVMEVLQSIGEELARDPRYGPLILRPLEVLGVDDFADSAVVIKAMITTLPLKQWEVGRELRRRIKKRFDEEGIEIPFPHVSIYWGEASKPLEVLAQPGFRSRPGRNTVGTE from the coding sequence GTGGCCGATCGCCTGGTAGATTGGGTTCTCAATTCCGGCGTGCGTCTGTTGGGAATCGTGGTGGTCAGCTGGCTGGCCATCAGGAGCCTGCGTCCTGTCTTCGGCCGGCTTGAGCGCTTGCTGGCAGGTGAGCCCCGGCCGGGGGAGCCGCCCGGAGAGAGGCAGCGCCGGTTGAAAACGTTCATGAGCATCGCCCGCAACGGGGCGACCGTGGTAATCGTGGCCCTGGCGTTGGTAACCGCCCTCCCCGAATTGGGAGTGGAAATCGGACCGCTGCTGGCGGCAGCAGGCATAGGCGGCCTGGCCATCGGGTTCGGAGCGCAGAACCTGGTGAGAGACCTGATCAGCGGCTTCTTCCTGCTATTGGAGGATCAGGTGAGAGTGGGGGACGTGGTCAGCATCAACGGTACCAGTGGCCTCGTAGAGGCCATAAACTTGCGGACCATTGTCCTCCGCGACTTGGCCGGGGTCGTCCATGTTATACCGAACGGTAACATTCAGTCCGTAAGCAACATGACCAAGGACTGGTCGCGTTACGTCATAGACGTGGGGGTTGCCTACAAGGAGGACGTTGACCGTGTCATGGAGGTGCTGCAGTCGATAGGAGAAGAGCTGGCCCGTGATCCCCGTTACGGCCCGCTGATCCTGAGGCCTCTTGAGGTGCTCGGTGTAGACGACTTTGCTGACTCGGCAGTGGTCATCAAGGCGATGATAACCACCCTGCCCCTCAAGCAATGGGAGGTGGGACGGGAGCTTCGCAGGCGGATCAAGAAGCGCTTCGACGAGGAAGGCATCGAAATCCCCTTCCCACACGTGAGCATCTACTGGGGAGAGGCCAGCAAACCGCTGGAGGTCCTGGCCCAGCCGGGGTTTCGTTCGCGCCCCGGACGGAATACCGTGGGTACTGAGTGA
- a CDS encoding trehalose-phosphatase: MHPVPGEPGCFLAYGGAARHALYRELASVPGCLVEDKGISVAVHYRQVSSAHRPGVFQLVSKVARSVRLLRLQPGHDVLELRPNVAWDKGQAVIWLLEITQGGNWWERVPPHLRG, encoded by the coding sequence GTGCACCCAGTACCCGGTGAACCTGGATGCTTTCTTGCCTACGGTGGCGCAGCCCGACACGCCCTGTACCGGGAGCTGGCGTCTGTACCGGGGTGCCTGGTCGAGGACAAAGGCATTTCGGTAGCGGTGCACTATCGTCAGGTCAGTAGCGCGCACCGCCCGGGGGTGTTCCAGCTCGTGAGCAAGGTGGCCCGATCCGTCCGCCTCCTTCGCTTGCAGCCCGGCCACGATGTGCTGGAACTCCGACCCAACGTGGCCTGGGACAAAGGCCAGGCGGTGATCTGGTTGCTGGAGATTACGCAGGGCGGCAATTGGTGGGAACGGGTCCCTCCCCATCTACGTGGGTGA